A genomic stretch from Candidatus Nitrososphaera gargensis Ga9.2 includes:
- a CDS encoding tyrosine--tRNA ligase translates to MDIEERLALVTREPTEEVVTADELRALLESKAHPKHYIGLEISGVLHLGSLVLTGFKINDFIKAGIHSTVFLADWHTYINDKLGGDWDRIKKVSQYYAEAFKFFCPGVNVVLGSDLYRQTDSYWEDFVRFSKHMTLARTMRSLTIMGRSEAEKNLDLSQLLYPPMQSVDIKALDLDIVHAGMDQRKIHMLVREIFPKLGWKVPVVVHHHLLPGLSEPVRAGLDENAAEDARISSKMSKSKPASGILIHDDEKTIRDKISKAFCPVGVAEGNPILELVRYIVFHQFDEFVIERPAKYGGNMTYTSYKDVERDFVAKKIHPMDLKNATATYVNKIIEPVYRHFKGREPAII, encoded by the coding sequence ATGGATATCGAAGAGCGGCTTGCACTTGTAACGCGGGAGCCGACCGAGGAGGTCGTGACAGCAGACGAACTCAGGGCTCTGCTTGAATCAAAGGCCCACCCAAAGCACTACATCGGCTTGGAAATATCCGGCGTGCTCCACCTTGGCAGCCTGGTGCTGACAGGATTCAAGATAAACGACTTTATCAAGGCCGGCATCCACTCGACCGTTTTTCTTGCCGACTGGCACACCTACATCAACGACAAGCTGGGCGGTGACTGGGACAGGATAAAAAAAGTCTCGCAGTACTATGCAGAGGCATTCAAGTTCTTTTGCCCCGGTGTCAATGTCGTCCTTGGAAGCGACCTTTACAGGCAGACGGACAGCTACTGGGAAGACTTTGTGCGCTTTAGCAAGCACATGACGCTTGCAAGGACCATGCGATCGCTTACGATCATGGGGAGGAGCGAGGCAGAGAAGAACCTTGACCTATCGCAACTGCTATACCCGCCCATGCAGTCAGTCGACATCAAGGCGCTCGACCTTGACATCGTGCACGCCGGCATGGACCAGCGCAAGATCCACATGCTGGTCCGCGAGATATTCCCAAAGCTTGGCTGGAAGGTGCCAGTGGTAGTGCACCATCACCTGCTGCCGGGCCTCTCGGAGCCTGTCAGGGCGGGCCTTGACGAGAACGCTGCGGAGGACGCAAGGATATCGAGCAAGATGAGCAAGAGCAAGCCGGCAAGCGGGATACTCATCCACGACGATGAAAAGACGATCAGGGACAAGATTTCAAAGGCGTTCTGCCCGGTGGGAGTGGCCGAGGGTAACCCTATCTTGGAGCTGGTGCGCTACATTGTCTTCCATCAGTTTGACGAGTTCGTGATAGAGCGGCCTGCAAAATATGGGGGCAATATGACATATACGAGCTACAAGGACGTAGAGCGCGATTTTGTGGCGAAAAAGATACACCCGATGGACCTGAAAAACGCGACTGCGACCTACGTCAATAAGATAATCGAGCCGGTCTACCGGCACTTTAAGGGAAGAGAGCCGGCTATTATCTGA
- the lysW/argW gene encoding alpha-aminoadipate/glutamate carrier protein LysW: MKSKVECQECGADISVPEDAVVGEIVTCPDCGGDYEIASKSGDKVELKPAETVGEDWGQ; this comes from the coding sequence ATGAAATCAAAAGTTGAATGCCAAGAATGTGGAGCCGACATCAGCGTTCCAGAAGACGCGGTAGTAGGGGAAATAGTGACATGCCCCGACTGCGGCGGCGACTACGAGATCGCCTCAAAGAGTGGCGACAAGGTGGAGCTGAAGCCGGCTGAAACAGTAGGCGAAGACTGGGGACAATAA
- a CDS encoding [LysW]-aminoadipate/[LysW]-glutamate kinase: MIVIKIGGSVVDGLHPSTLADIKAITEKDKLVFVHGGGKEVTATATKLGKEQKFIVSPGGVRSRYTDKETADIYTMVMSGKINKAITGMLLRQGIKAVGIAGIDGGILKAERKKKLLIINEKGRKMMIDGGYTGKINAVDPALVHNLVDNGFVPVVSPIALSEEYDFLNVDGDRAAAYVAGGVKADKVIFITNVNGLILNEKLVTAMTLEQAKAALPKIGFGMEKKVLACTEALEMGVKEAIIASGQVENPISSAIAHNNCTVITPK; this comes from the coding sequence ATGATAGTCATCAAGATAGGCGGAAGCGTAGTCGACGGGCTGCACCCCTCGACCCTTGCAGACATCAAGGCAATCACTGAAAAGGACAAGCTTGTCTTTGTGCACGGCGGCGGCAAGGAGGTGACCGCGACTGCGACAAAGCTGGGCAAGGAGCAAAAGTTCATAGTGTCGCCAGGCGGAGTGCGCAGCAGGTATACTGACAAAGAGACTGCAGACATTTACACAATGGTCATGTCAGGCAAGATAAACAAGGCAATCACAGGCATGCTCCTGCGCCAAGGCATCAAGGCTGTAGGGATCGCCGGGATTGATGGCGGCATATTGAAAGCCGAGCGCAAGAAAAAGTTGCTGATAATAAATGAAAAAGGGAGAAAGATGATGATTGACGGCGGCTATACAGGCAAGATAAATGCAGTCGACCCGGCGCTGGTACACAACTTGGTTGACAACGGCTTCGTGCCGGTAGTGTCGCCAATCGCGCTGAGCGAAGAATACGATTTCCTGAATGTCGACGGTGACAGGGCGGCGGCATACGTCGCAGGCGGCGTCAAGGCAGACAAGGTGATATTCATCACAAACGTCAACGGGCTGATACTCAACGAAAAGCTGGTGACCGCAATGACTCTGGAGCAGGCAAAGGCGGCTCTGCCCAAGATAGGTTTTGGCATGGAAAAGAAAGTGCTTGCCTGCACAGAGGCGCTTGAGATGGGTGTCAAGGAAGCGATAATTGCCTCCGGCCAGGTTGAAAACCCCATCTCTTCGGCCATTGCTCACAATAACTGCACGGTGATAACTCCAAAATGA
- a CDS encoding MFS transporter, with the protein MQLQFAIVLLVFGPTSEFIVHKMGSIKPIIIVTSVTATGFLFLLAFHGSWMAVAAGLAVLLTGLSLTNVGALNVTLLATPAEFTAYRLG; encoded by the coding sequence GTGCAGCTCCAGTTTGCAATAGTGCTTTTGGTGTTTGGGCCCACCTCGGAATTCATTGTGCACAAGATGGGCTCCATCAAACCGATAATCATAGTTACCTCTGTAACGGCGACAGGGTTCCTCTTCCTGCTTGCGTTCCATGGAAGCTGGATGGCAGTCGCGGCTGGCCTTGCAGTGCTGTTAACCGGGCTGTCCCTCACAAACGTCGGGGCGCTGAACGTGACCCTGCTTGCCACGCCTGCAGAGTTTACCGCATATCGCTTAGGATGA
- a CDS encoding ACT domain-containing protein: protein MLVNNEKSITNAVKEVVNNDLSFQDSLQRDYCNISALARLIKPHVDQLLGGKNTSIESIVTALKRSRRDYDVPEKPIASILAGSTISVRTDVAKVSAEKSKKTIEKVAKAMTQNVGNFISVSESIMSITLVFDDALLDEVKAMFAHDDILEIEDDLAAIIVHSPEEIIKTPGCAIAFYNQLARRHINIEDTVSCYTDTIVLVKMEQVGKAFNALTDLISGSRKMPKKKHR from the coding sequence ATGCTGGTCAACAATGAAAAATCGATAACGAACGCAGTCAAAGAGGTCGTCAACAACGACCTGTCGTTCCAAGACTCGCTCCAGCGCGACTACTGCAACATAAGTGCGCTTGCCCGGCTAATCAAGCCACATGTAGACCAGCTGCTTGGCGGTAAGAACACGAGCATCGAGAGCATAGTCACCGCGCTCAAGAGGTCAAGGCGCGACTATGACGTGCCGGAAAAGCCGATAGCGTCCATACTGGCGGGCAGCACGATAAGCGTCAGGACCGACGTAGCCAAGGTCTCGGCCGAAAAGAGCAAAAAGACGATCGAGAAGGTCGCAAAGGCCATGACACAAAACGTTGGCAACTTTATCAGCGTATCAGAGAGCATCATGTCGATCACGCTCGTGTTTGATGACGCGCTCCTTGACGAGGTCAAGGCGATGTTCGCCCACGACGACATTCTAGAGATCGAAGACGACCTGGCCGCGATCATTGTGCATAGCCCCGAAGAGATAATCAAGACGCCGGGGTGTGCAATTGCGTTCTATAACCAGCTCGCCCGCCGCCATATCAACATCGAAGACACCGTCAGCTGCTATACTGATACAATCGTTCTTGTCAAGATGGAGCAGGTAGGCAAGGCGTTCAATGCGCTTACTGATCTGATATCAGGCTCTAGAAAGATGCCAAAAAAGAAGCACAGGTGA
- a CDS encoding argininosuccinate synthase, producing MGNSGKVVLAYSGGLDTSVCIRYLQTLHKLDVITVTVDCGQEDDFKEIEKKAKAIGAIKHIYIDAREEFAHDYVVPSIKANGLYQGKYPLATALARPLIAAKVVEVANREGVTAIAHGCTGKGNDQIRFDVTMRALNPKLKIIAPIRDMNLTRDVEMKFAKEQNIPISAEAKKYSIDLNLWGRAVEGGNIEDADFEPPEEAFQYINFQNDKAGYVEIEFEKGVPVAADGKRMPLIDLIQYVNDKAGAHGVGIVDHIEDRVVGIKSREVYEAPAAVTIIEAHKDLEKMVLTKHELAFKRMVDDQWSWLAYSGLWQDPLRNDLDKFIDATQVRVSGKVKLKMQKGSLRVVGRESKYSLYKNDLATYAAGSTFDQSLAKGFVELWGLQSIIANSVAADATTSSDKKQQQKGGKK from the coding sequence TTGGGAAATAGCGGCAAGGTTGTTCTGGCCTACTCGGGGGGCTTGGACACTTCTGTATGCATAAGGTATCTACAGACTCTGCACAAGCTTGATGTAATAACAGTCACGGTTGACTGCGGCCAGGAGGACGACTTTAAAGAGATCGAAAAGAAAGCCAAGGCAATAGGGGCAATAAAGCATATCTACATAGACGCCCGCGAAGAATTTGCTCATGATTACGTTGTTCCAAGCATCAAGGCCAACGGCCTGTACCAGGGCAAGTACCCGCTTGCCACCGCACTTGCGCGCCCGCTGATCGCCGCAAAGGTAGTCGAAGTTGCAAACAGAGAAGGAGTGACTGCCATAGCGCATGGCTGCACAGGCAAGGGCAACGACCAGATAAGGTTCGACGTTACGATGCGTGCGCTGAATCCAAAACTAAAGATAATCGCGCCTATCCGGGACATGAACCTGACCCGCGACGTTGAGATGAAATTTGCAAAGGAACAGAACATCCCTATAAGCGCCGAGGCCAAGAAATATAGCATCGACCTAAACCTCTGGGGCAGGGCTGTTGAAGGCGGCAACATAGAGGATGCCGACTTTGAGCCGCCAGAAGAGGCGTTCCAGTACATCAACTTCCAGAACGACAAGGCCGGATACGTCGAGATTGAATTTGAGAAGGGCGTGCCGGTAGCCGCCGACGGCAAGCGCATGCCCCTCATTGACCTGATACAATACGTCAACGACAAGGCCGGCGCGCACGGCGTTGGAATCGTCGATCACATCGAAGACCGTGTAGTCGGCATCAAGTCAAGGGAGGTCTATGAAGCGCCGGCAGCAGTCACGATAATCGAAGCCCATAAAGATTTGGAAAAGATGGTGCTGACAAAGCACGAACTTGCATTCAAGCGGATGGTCGACGATCAGTGGAGCTGGCTTGCATACTCTGGGCTGTGGCAGGATCCACTGCGCAATGACTTGGATAAGTTTATAGATGCGACTCAGGTCCGAGTTTCCGGAAAAGTCAAGCTGAAGATGCAAAAAGGGTCTCTCCGGGTGGTTGGCAGGGAATCGAAATATTCACTATACAAAAATGACTTGGCGACTTATGCCGCCGGGTCGACCTTTGACCAGAGCCTGGCAAAGGGATTCGTTGAGCTGTGGGGCCTGCAGTCTATCATCGCAAACTCGGTGGCTGCAGATGCAACAACTTCTTCAGACAAGAAACAACAACAAAAAGGAGGAAAAAAATGA
- the lysX gene encoding lysine biosynthesis protein LysX codes for MVVELSIIYDKVRFEEKVLYEKAQSKGVKAQIVDAKTVTVSTDSKKKDFTFGDVIMQRSVSHYRGLYLTACLEHLGFNIINKFKVAETCGNKLITSLVLAENNIPTPRTQFAFSAEGALETIRKAGFPLVLKPIVGSWGRGVFPLRDEETAGMIVEMREEDDSPLARIYYVQEMIDRPPRDIRCIVVGNRVVTAIYRYSAENEFRTNVARGGKAELAPITKELEDLAIKAAKAVGGGILGVDMMEDKKRGLIVHEVNNTVEFHGAASVSKTDIPGAMIDYAVKLAKK; via the coding sequence ATGGTGGTAGAGCTCTCTATTATTTATGATAAGGTGCGCTTTGAAGAGAAGGTTCTGTACGAGAAAGCGCAGAGCAAGGGTGTAAAGGCGCAGATAGTGGATGCCAAGACGGTGACAGTAAGCACGGACAGCAAAAAGAAGGATTTTACCTTCGGCGACGTCATTATGCAGAGGAGCGTGAGCCACTACCGGGGGCTGTACCTCACTGCCTGCCTTGAGCACTTGGGCTTTAACATAATAAACAAGTTCAAAGTGGCTGAGACCTGCGGCAATAAGCTGATAACTTCGCTCGTGCTGGCAGAGAACAACATCCCGACCCCTAGAACGCAGTTTGCGTTCAGCGCCGAAGGCGCGCTTGAAACAATACGCAAGGCCGGCTTTCCACTGGTGCTCAAGCCGATCGTGGGCTCGTGGGGCAGGGGAGTATTCCCGCTGCGCGACGAAGAGACCGCCGGCATGATTGTGGAAATGAGAGAAGAGGACGACAGCCCACTTGCCCGTATCTATTATGTCCAAGAAATGATTGACAGGCCGCCGAGGGACATCAGATGCATAGTGGTGGGCAACAGGGTAGTCACCGCGATCTACCGCTATTCTGCTGAAAATGAGTTTCGCACAAATGTCGCCCGCGGAGGTAAGGCCGAGCTTGCGCCGATAACAAAAGAGCTTGAGGATCTGGCGATAAAAGCTGCAAAAGCTGTCGGCGGCGGCATCTTGGGCGTGGACATGATGGAGGATAAAAAGCGTGGGCTAATTGTTCACGAAGTGAATAACACAGTCGAGTTCCATGGCGCCGCCAGCGTATCAAAGACCGACATCCCCGGTGCAATGATAGACTATGCTGTCAAGCTTGCCAAGAAGTGA
- a CDS encoding MFS transporter: protein MVVGFSMFMVFQMVPVLVRNPVPLGFGGETRRPPAMCSSSLQ, encoded by the coding sequence ATGGTAGTCGGGTTCTCCATGTTCATGGTGTTCCAGATGGTGCCGGTGCTTGTCCGAAACCCTGTGCCGCTTGGCTTTGGAGGCGAGACGCGGCGACCGCCGGCTATGTGCAGCTCCAGTTTGCAATAG
- the lysM gene encoding HTH-type transcriptional regulator LysM, protein MSSANIDETDEKILHIMQADSRKAFVEIANEIGLSESAVRRRVKNLVDSGVIKRFTIELGASDKTSAITLISVASTADTSAVSNRLMKLGGVEVVYEITGQYDIAAIIAAPSIAEINKCIDDIRKIEGVSDTNTVIILKTMR, encoded by the coding sequence ATGTCATCAGCTAACATCGATGAGACAGATGAGAAGATACTCCACATCATGCAGGCAGATTCCCGCAAAGCATTTGTCGAGATCGCAAATGAAATAGGGCTTTCAGAATCGGCCGTACGCCGGAGGGTCAAGAATCTGGTGGACAGCGGGGTCATCAAGCGCTTTACGATCGAGCTTGGCGCAAGTGACAAGACAAGCGCCATAACGCTGATTTCCGTGGCTTCGACCGCGGATACCTCGGCCGTGTCCAACAGGCTCATGAAGCTTGGCGGCGTCGAAGTGGTCTACGAAATAACAGGCCAGTACGACATTGCTGCGATAATTGCGGCTCCATCTATAGCCGAGATAAACAAGTGCATAGATGATATCCGCAAGATAGAGGGCGTGTCTGATACCAACACCGTAATCATACTAAAGACAATGCGCTAG
- the argC gene encoding N-acetyl-gamma-glutamyl-phosphate reductase, with the protein MKVGVVGASGYVGGELLRLLVTHPKVEVNMVTSRQKAGEYVHRVHPSLKGFIDITFSPMDTEKLANSCDLVFTSVPHGKANKIVKDLYDRGMKVIDLSADFRLKNPKDYVRWYGWEHPFPDMLSKSVYGVPELHREEIKKAQLVSCPGCMAVTSLLALKPLIENNLIDTDHVVVDSKIGSSGAGQKANAGTHHAMRYGVVRPYKPAKHRHTGEIEQELSMIAKKQIKVSMSPHAVNIVRGILTTNHTFLKRQVEELELWKMYRNSYKGEPFVRLIRDKKGLYKFPDPKFVVGSNFCDVGFDIDEYNQRIVALSASDNLMKGAAGSAIQVMNVMSGYDETEGLKYTPLTPV; encoded by the coding sequence ATGAAAGTTGGAGTAGTTGGCGCTTCTGGATATGTAGGAGGAGAGCTGCTTCGGCTGCTGGTCACTCACCCAAAGGTGGAGGTGAACATGGTCACGTCGCGGCAAAAGGCCGGCGAGTACGTGCACCGCGTCCACCCAAGCTTGAAGGGATTCATTGACATTACCTTCTCGCCGATGGACACGGAAAAGCTGGCAAACTCGTGCGACCTCGTGTTCACGTCGGTGCCGCACGGCAAGGCAAACAAGATAGTCAAGGACCTCTACGACAGGGGGATGAAGGTAATCGACCTATCGGCTGATTTTAGGCTAAAGAACCCAAAGGACTATGTCAGGTGGTACGGCTGGGAGCATCCTTTTCCCGACATGCTGAGCAAGTCTGTTTATGGCGTGCCAGAGCTCCACCGCGAAGAGATCAAGAAGGCGCAACTGGTGTCGTGCCCCGGCTGCATGGCAGTGACATCGCTCCTTGCGCTCAAGCCGCTGATTGAAAACAACCTTATTGACACCGACCACGTCGTAGTGGACAGCAAGATTGGCTCGTCAGGCGCAGGCCAGAAGGCCAACGCCGGCACCCACCATGCCATGCGCTATGGTGTCGTCAGGCCGTACAAGCCGGCAAAGCACAGGCACACCGGCGAAATAGAGCAAGAGCTGTCAATGATAGCGAAAAAGCAGATCAAGGTGAGCATGAGCCCCCACGCAGTCAACATCGTAAGAGGCATACTGACTACGAACCATACGTTCCTGAAGAGGCAGGTAGAAGAGCTTGAGCTGTGGAAGATGTATCGCAACTCGTACAAGGGCGAACCATTCGTGCGCCTGATCCGCGACAAGAAGGGACTTTACAAGTTCCCTGATCCCAAGTTCGTGGTAGGCTCTAACTTCTGCGATGTGGGCTTTGACATTGACGAGTACAACCAGAGGATAGTGGCACTTTCTGCTTCTGACAACCTCATGAAGGGCGCTGCCGGCTCTGCAATACAGGTCATGAACGTAATGTCCGGCTATGACGAAACTGAAGGGCTGAAATACACTCCGCTGACACCGGTATGA
- a CDS encoding DUF6659 family protein → MSRPQADPETRKYKEKCNSILAISPRIRYAGIMNRFGRTLAGGLRKGVVPLLKQDEARNEYFIEATRNQLRKNFERSIGKTEYTFTENEKVKILTIASEEHFYYITMEKDTPANEVARIIEEARKLVR, encoded by the coding sequence ATGTCCAGACCGCAGGCAGACCCGGAGACTAGGAAGTACAAGGAAAAGTGCAACAGCATCCTTGCAATATCGCCGCGCATACGCTACGCCGGCATTATGAACAGGTTTGGCCGCACGCTGGCCGGCGGCCTGCGCAAGGGAGTAGTGCCCCTGCTCAAGCAGGACGAAGCAAGGAACGAATACTTTATCGAGGCTACAAGGAACCAGCTCCGCAAGAACTTTGAAAGGTCGATAGGCAAGACGGAATATACTTTTACAGAAAACGAGAAGGTCAAGATACTGACTATTGCAAGCGAGGAGCACTTTTACTACATCACAATGGAGAAGGACACGCCTGCAAACGAAGTGGCAAGAATAATTGAAGAGGCAAGGAAGCTGGTCAGATAA
- a CDS encoding aspartate aminotransferase family protein, whose protein sequence is MNGEDQHLAALYQRFPVNLARGKGARVWDTAGKEYIDCMGGYGVALVGHCNDRVVAAIKKQADMLITAHMSVYNDTRLKFMDKMSTVVPPGLTKMFFTNSGAESVEGALKFARKYTGKHGVIAMNGAYHGKTFGALSVTYNEKYRKSFMPLLDGVKFVPYSDPGKLEEAIDDTIGTVILEPIQGETGIIVPPDDLLPKIREICNRRNLVLIFDEIQAGLGRTGKMWAGQNWNTTPDIMCLAKGIAGGIPMGLILAKREIMEATKLGEHSSTFGGSPIACAAGTATLEALTEDKLVENAAKMGRHWREGLNRLKEKHKIIREVRGLGMMIGVELRFEVKDVLFDGIRNGLLMLYSGRNIIRLLPPLVMDETTVSRAVDIMDAVLTSEEKRRNVIS, encoded by the coding sequence ATGAACGGCGAAGATCAGCACCTGGCAGCACTTTACCAGAGGTTCCCGGTGAACCTTGCAAGGGGCAAGGGCGCACGAGTGTGGGACACCGCGGGCAAGGAATACATTGACTGCATGGGAGGCTATGGCGTCGCACTCGTCGGCCACTGCAACGACAGAGTGGTGGCTGCGATCAAAAAGCAGGCAGATATGCTCATTACCGCCCACATGTCTGTATACAATGACACTCGGCTAAAGTTCATGGACAAGATGTCGACTGTGGTGCCGCCAGGATTGACCAAAATGTTCTTTACAAACAGTGGCGCCGAATCTGTGGAAGGCGCGCTCAAGTTTGCTCGCAAATATACGGGCAAGCATGGCGTAATAGCAATGAATGGCGCGTACCACGGCAAGACGTTTGGCGCGCTTTCTGTAACCTACAATGAAAAGTATCGCAAATCATTCATGCCGCTCTTGGACGGAGTCAAGTTCGTTCCCTACAGCGACCCAGGCAAGCTGGAAGAAGCCATCGACGACACAATCGGAACTGTGATTCTGGAACCGATACAGGGTGAGACTGGCATCATTGTGCCGCCAGACGACCTACTGCCAAAGATAAGAGAGATCTGCAACAGGCGCAATCTCGTCCTGATATTTGACGAAATCCAGGCAGGCCTTGGCAGGACAGGCAAGATGTGGGCAGGGCAGAACTGGAACACTACGCCGGACATCATGTGCCTTGCAAAAGGGATCGCTGGCGGAATACCGATGGGTCTTATACTGGCAAAGCGGGAGATAATGGAAGCGACAAAGCTTGGCGAGCATTCGTCAACCTTTGGCGGGAGCCCGATAGCGTGCGCTGCAGGCACTGCGACGCTTGAAGCGCTGACCGAAGACAAGCTTGTTGAAAACGCCGCCAAGATGGGCAGGCACTGGAGAGAGGGCCTGAATCGGCTGAAAGAGAAGCACAAGATAATCCGCGAGGTGAGAGGCCTTGGCATGATGATCGGGGTAGAGCTTCGCTTCGAGGTAAAGGATGTGCTCTTTGACGGAATTCGCAACGGACTGCTTATGTTGTACTCGGGAAGGAACATTATAAGACTCCTTCCGCCACTTGTAATGGATGAAACGACGGTTTCCCGCGCAGTTGATATAATGGACGCTGTATTAACTAGCGAGGAAAAGAGAAGGAATGTCATCAGCTAA